From Candoia aspera isolate rCanAsp1 chromosome 4, rCanAsp1.hap2, whole genome shotgun sequence, a single genomic window includes:
- the NFE2L3 gene encoding nuclear factor erythroid 2-related factor 3 — protein sequence MKTPRRDWRHSSEECWLQATLLFSLALVGFRGKLISGLPLLSRKGDSKVLEQLLRLLEVRALGTLSFPAARVAVWLAQEEREEAPASPISGAADGGSRRCREAREPLLAAQRQSRRPRPPRENLEAGAASPDPGEKKRGLSPEAVDLKGRQDYLEYCYLLPKENEHSRGEGQRECDKTERVDWKERDHPTSAFLDHRSTIDSSFSLEGYFPKLTSLSEIALEEHVSNTGGVNLTNVQNPIDLAQAISHDVSLHDATVMGSDHPNVTNAERRNLERLEILPDLNTYPTNGTNMLELFAYDNCCRNLTNQDFFFSLNANRFEEINFTSLTMEENFDSAETCLFEEWDSDSGLSLDLNYSNSSLVFTYNKGAKCGTSDDLGTIGDSCLEHGKYCHTEYQSNYDYGTESLVSVFHDHTYNQNIQQLTLSTSQDYFRWPEESKRTEKDKNLNDDEYRAKALRIPFSVNDIVTLPVESFNSMLSNYYLTANQLSLIRDIRRRGKNKVAAQNCRKRKLDAIMNLKDEVYHLQMQMERLKKQKAQYKRSIGNVKQKLNDLCWDFFSKLRDDQGKSVNPSQYTLQCCGNGIMLILPEKEINLEPKQLND from the exons ATGAAAACGCCGAGGCGGGACTGGCGCCACAGTTCAGAGGAATGTTGGCTGCAAGCCACCCTCCTGTTCAGCCTCGCCCTCGTGGGATTCCGTGGAAAGCTTATTTCGGGGCTGCCGCTCCTTTCCCGCAAGGGGGACTCGAAGGTGCTGGAGCAGCTCCTCCGGCTCCTCGAGGTACGAGCGCTGGGGACGCTAAGCTTTCCCGCCGCGCGCGTGGCTGTCTGGCTTGcgcaggaggagagggaagaggCGCCGGCGTCCCCCATCTCAGGCGCGGCAGACGGCGGGAGCAGGCGCTGTCGGGAGGCGCGCGAGCCCCTCTTGGCAGCCCAGAGGCAAAGCCGTCGGCCGCGGCCACCCCGAGAGAACCTGGAAGCGGGAGCCGCCTCGCCCGACCCCGGGGAGAAAAAGCGAGGCCTCAGTCCGGAG GCTGTAGACTTAAAGGGAAGGCAGGACTATTTGGAATACTGCTATTTATTACCAAAGGAAAATGAACACTCACGAGGAGAAGGACAAAGAGAGTGTGATAAGACTGAACGAGTTGATTGGAAAGAGAGGGACCATCCCACTTCTGCCTTCTTG GATCACAGAAGTACTATTGATTCTTCTTTCTCCTTGGAAGGTTACTTTCCAAAGTTAACATCCCTCTCTGAAATTGCCTTGGAA GAACACGTGAGCAACACTGGAGGTGTGAATTTGACAAACGTTCAGAACCCTATAGATTTGGCCCAAGCTATTAGCCATGATGTGAGCCTTCATGATGCCACAGTGATGGGATCAGACCATCCTAATGTAACAAATGCAGAGAGGAGGAATTTGGAGAGACTGGAGATTTTGCCTGACTTAAACACATATCCAACTAATGGGACCAACATGTTGGAATTATTTGCATATGATAATTGCTGCAGAAACCTTACAAACCAAGATTTTTTCTTCAGCCTGAATGCAAATAGGTTTGAGGAAATAAATTTCACATCATTAACCATGGAAGAAAATTTTGACTCTGCAGAAACTTGCCTTTTTGAAGAATGGGATTCAGATTCTGGTCTTTCTTTGGATCTAAATTATAGTAATTCATCCCTTGTTTTTACCTATAACAAGGGTGCCAAATGTGGTACCTCTGATGACTTAGGAACTATAGGAGATAGTTGCCTAGAACATGGCAAATATTGCCATACAGAATATCAAAGCAATTATGACTATGGCACAGAATCACTAGTAAGTGTATTCCATGATCATACATACAATCAGAATATACAACAGTTGACGCTGTCGACGTCACAGGATTATTTCAGGTGGCCGGAAGAATCCAAAAGAactgaaaaagataaaaatctAAATGATGATGAATACCGAGCAAAAGCTCTGAGAATTCCATTCTCTGTTAATGATATAGTGACCTTGCCTGTAGAGTCTTTTAATAGCATGTTATCAAACTATTACCTAACTGCTAATCAACTCTCACTCATTCGTGACATAAGACggagaggaaaaaataaagttgCTGCCCAAAACTGTCGCAAACGTAAACTAGATGCAATTATGAACCTGAAAGATGAAGTGTATCATCTTCAAATGCAAATGGAAAGGCTTAAGAAACAGAAGGCACAATACAAAAGGTCAATTGGCAAcgtaaaacaaaaactaaatgaTCTTTGCTGGGATTTTTTTAGTAAATTGAGAGATGACCAAGGAAAAAGTGTTAATCCAAGCCAATACACCCTTCAATGTTGTGGAAATGGTATTATGCTAATTTTACCTGAAAAAGAAATCAATCTGGAGCCCAAACAGTTAAATGATTAA